One Aphelocoma coerulescens isolate FSJ_1873_10779 chromosome 5, UR_Acoe_1.0, whole genome shotgun sequence DNA segment encodes these proteins:
- the TP53I11 gene encoding tumor protein p53-inducible protein 11: MAAKQPPPLMKKHSQTDLVSRLKTRKILGVGGEDDDGEVHRSKISQVLGNEIKFAVREPLGLRVWQLVSAVMFSGVAIMALVFPDQLFDAIFEEESVSSKTPIRLYGGALLSIALIMWNALYTAEKAIIRWSLLAEACYFAVQFLVTTVSLVESSRIATGAMLLLISRALFILISVYYYYQVGRRPKKV, from the exons ATGGCGGCGAAGCAGCCCCCGCCGCTGATGAAGAAGCACAGCCAGACCGACCTGGTGAGCAGACTGAAGACACGCAAGATCCTGGGCGTCGGTGGGGAGGATGACGACGGTGAGGTCCATCGCTCAAAG ATTAGCCAAGTACTGGGAAATGAAATCAAGTTTGCAGTCCGGGAGCCACTGGGACTCAG GGTCTGGCAGCTGGTTTCCGCCGTCATGTTTTCCGGGGTCGCCATCATG GCCCTCGTTTTCCCTGACCAGCTCTTTGATGCCATCTTTGAGGAGGAATCGGTGAGCAGCAAGACTCCCATCCGGCTCTATGGAGGAGCCCTGCTCA gCATCGCGCTCATCATGTGGAACGCCCTGTACACCGCCGAGAAGGCCATCATCCGCTGGAGCCTGCTGGCCGAGGCCTGCTACTTCGCCGTGCAGTTCCTGG ttACCACTGTCTCCCTGGTTGAGAGTAGCCGGATAGCCACAGGTGCCATGCTCCTCCTGATCAGCCGAGCCCTCTTCATCCTCATCAGcgtttattattattaccaaGTTGGACGTCGTCCCAAGAAAGTCTAA